The following proteins are encoded in a genomic region of Bernardetia sp. MNP-M8:
- the rfbB gene encoding dTDP-glucose 4,6-dehydratase: MKAILVTGGAGFIGSNFIPYFLETHKDCKVINLDLLTYAGNLDNLSEVESNPRYEFVKGDIVNRQLVEHIFDKHDIKGVIHFAAESHVDNSITDPEAFVRTNVHGTFTLVDVARKYWMNAPFSYKEGYEDTRFLHVSTDEVYGTLGETGFFTETTPYAPNSPYSASKAGSDLIVRSYFHTYGFDVVITNCSNNFGEKQHHEKLIPTIIRKALSNEPIPIYGNGQNIRDWLYVLDHCKGIDKAFQKGKKGESYNIGSNNEWNNLDLAKKICSLLDTIKPKESGKYEDLLTFVKDRPGHDLRYAIDSSKMENELNWKANTDFDTALTKTINWYIDLYNSEKFKANSTDSKKKDEQKKVETEAKQEPKSEEKHKQSENKQENKQEQKEEPVIELKTRPVSEPKIESKKEEKQIYNSTFSSSSYDKIFDTANLNESLEALAEVKAAVIRTRKDFEFYQEKEKDAENKAKRIIAKAQEGNLDWNEANNLAMELLKEQERSKQMADGALNQLAELGKLQDKIEKHSQTVKSIKEKQRVKMPDSSETISMIERMKAKIQKDEILGDLYEDFGKDAAKNDPLLNDKVNKALGIDPDKDALNALKSKLGMDKK, encoded by the coding sequence ATGAAAGCAATTTTGGTAACTGGTGGAGCTGGTTTTATTGGTTCTAATTTTATTCCTTATTTTTTAGAAACTCACAAAGACTGTAAAGTCATTAATTTGGATTTACTGACTTATGCAGGAAATTTGGATAATTTGAGTGAGGTAGAAAGCAATCCTCGTTATGAGTTTGTGAAAGGAGATATTGTCAATAGGCAATTAGTAGAACATATTTTTGACAAACACGATATAAAAGGAGTAATTCATTTTGCTGCCGAATCTCATGTCGATAACTCTATTACAGACCCAGAGGCTTTTGTCAGAACGAATGTTCATGGAACTTTTACGCTTGTTGATGTAGCTCGTAAATATTGGATGAATGCACCGTTTTCATACAAAGAAGGCTATGAAGATACTCGTTTTCTTCACGTTTCGACAGATGAAGTATATGGAACTTTAGGAGAAACAGGCTTTTTTACAGAAACGACACCTTATGCTCCAAACAGTCCATATAGTGCATCAAAAGCAGGAAGTGATTTGATTGTCAGAAGTTATTTTCATACGTATGGATTTGATGTTGTGATTACAAACTGTTCTAATAATTTTGGCGAAAAACAGCATCACGAAAAACTTATTCCTACCATTATTAGAAAAGCTCTTTCAAATGAGCCTATTCCGATTTATGGAAATGGACAAAATATTAGAGATTGGCTCTATGTTTTAGACCACTGTAAAGGAATTGATAAAGCATTCCAAAAAGGAAAAAAAGGAGAATCGTATAATATTGGTTCAAACAACGAATGGAATAATTTGGATTTAGCCAAAAAAATCTGTTCACTTTTAGATACAATTAAGCCAAAAGAAAGTGGAAAATATGAAGATTTATTGACCTTCGTAAAAGACCGTCCAGGGCATGATTTGCGTTATGCCATTGATTCTTCCAAAATGGAAAATGAATTAAACTGGAAAGCAAATACTGATTTTGATACGGCTCTTACAAAAACTATCAATTGGTATATTGATTTGTATAATTCTGAAAAATTTAAGGCAAATTCTACTGATTCAAAAAAAAAGGATGAACAAAAAAAAGTAGAAACAGAGGCAAAACAAGAACCTAAGTCAGAAGAAAAACACAAACAGTCAGAAAATAAGCAAGAAAACAAACAAGAGCAAAAAGAAGAACCTGTCATAGAACTAAAAACTAGACCTGTTTCAGAACCAAAAATAGAATCTAAAAAGGAGGAAAAGCAGATTTATAATTCTACTTTTTCCTCTAGTAGTTACGATAAAATTTTTGACACTGCTAATTTGAATGAATCTTTAGAAGCTCTTGCAGAAGTAAAAGCTGCTGTCATTCGTACACGAAAAGACTTCGAATTCTATCAAGAAAAAGAGAAAGATGCTGAAAATAAAGCAAAACGCATCATTGCAAAAGCACAAGAAGGAAATTTGGATTGGAATGAAGCAAATAACCTTGCTATGGAACTTCTAAAAGAACAAGAACGCTCAAAACAAATGGCTGATGGTGCTTTGAATCAACTTGCAGAATTAGGAAAGTTACAAGACAAAATTGAAAAACATTCTCAAACTGTAAAGTCTATCAAAGAAAAACAGCGTGTCAAAATGCCTGATTCGTCTGAAACAATTTCAATGATAGAACGAATGAAAGCCAAAATACAAAAAGATGAAATTTTGGGAGATTTGTACGAAGATTTTGGAAAAGATGCTGCTAAAAATGACCCTTTATTAAATGATAAAGTAAATAAAGCACTAGGAATTGACCCTGACAAAGATGCTCTAAATGCTCTTAAAAGCAAATTAGGAATGGATAAGAAATAA
- the gltB gene encoding glutamate synthase large subunit — MKTEGLYDPSFEHDACGIGFVAHIKGRKSHQIIEDAIKMLTRMEHRGACGCEENTGDGAGILIQMPHKFFLDECTKLGFTLPPYGEYGVGMVFFPQDAELKEECRTILDRKIRQLGLELIGYRKIPTNNEQIGESALAEEPVMEQVFIKLSPTISEPSYASDDNSAIFFERKLFVLRNYVTRVINESVQGVDNNFYFASLSYKTIIYKGQLTTGQVRPYFPDLHNENVVSALAVIHSRFSTNTFPSWKLAQPFRYIAHNGEINTVRGNVNWFQASETEFESEYFTKEELDMLRPICGLSQSDSANLDNVIEMLVLSGRSLPHVMMMLIPEAWDGNEQMEKMRKKFYEYHASLIAPWDGPASITFTDGKIIGATLDRNGLRPSRYWVTNDDRVIMASEAGVLDIDQSTIISKGRLQPGRMFIVDMEQGKILSDEEVKAKICSQQPYGDWLKENKIKIKEIVKPASRFVPLTNKNLIKRQIEAGYTSEDLKYIIGAMATSAKPSLGSMGLDTPLAILSEQSQHLTNYFKQLFAQVTNPPIDSIRERSVMSLISYVGTKQNLLTETAKHCHTLELPQPILNNDDLEKIRHIDNKGFQTKTIFTYFKADAKAGMLERGLDRICKYAEDAVEDGFSIIILSDRTSDSSHAQIPSLLAMSAVHHHLIKKGLRDNIGLITETGDAWESHHFATLIGYGASGVNPYLALETISYQKRKGMLDTDLSEKELQKNYIKAVGKELLKIFAKMGISTLQSYQGAQIFEALGIDKEVIDKYFTGTVSRIGGLKLDDIAREVLVRHQMAYPFQPAPKLRLEVGGIYQWKQRGEEHIFNPQTIHLLQESTKREDYQLFKKYTRLIDNQTEKALTLRGMLKFKVAKSSPPIPIEEVEPAENIFKRFATGAMSFGSISWEAHTTLAIAMNRIGGKSNSGEGGEDSKRYENLENGDSMNSSIKQVASGRFGVNSYYLSNATEIQIKMAQGAKPGEGGQLPGHKVDDWIAKVRYSTPGVGLISPPPHHDIYSIEDLAQLIFDLKNANRHARINVKLVSEAGVGTIAAGVAKAHADVVLISGHDGGTGASPLSSIRHAGLPWELGVAETHQTLVKNKLRSRITVQADGQIRTGKDLAVAALLGAEEWGVATAALVSTGCIMMRKCHLNTCPVGVATQRKELRALFTGKPEYVVNLFKFLAEELREIMAEMGFRTVDEMIGQSDRLAIRDNITHWKHQNLDLSKILYRTPQNSEVGLFKQEEQDHGIDNVLDWKMLKKVKSSIESLEAIKIDFKIQNTDRAVGALLSHEISKKYGLQGLPKNTLHLKFKGTAGQSFAAFAVKGIMMEIEGDANDYVGKGLSGAKLIFYPDRKSTFVPAENSIIGNVAFYGATSGEAYIRGMAGERFAVRNSGVKAVVEGIGDHGCEYMTGGLVINLGDTGQNFAAGMSGGVAYVWNEKGNFKEKLNSEMVEIEKLTSEDENIIRMYVENHLRYTESLLAKEILNNWESSIAHFIKIMPVDFKRALLDRNITLLQKLDDKDDKVADSFQLS; from the coding sequence TTGAAAACTGAAGGATTATACGACCCTAGTTTTGAACACGATGCTTGTGGAATTGGATTTGTAGCTCATATAAAAGGACGCAAATCGCACCAAATTATAGAAGATGCCATCAAAATGCTCACACGCATGGAACACCGAGGAGCGTGTGGATGCGAAGAAAATACAGGAGATGGAGCAGGTATTTTGATACAAATGCCTCACAAGTTTTTTTTAGATGAATGTACAAAATTAGGTTTTACTTTGCCTCCTTATGGCGAATATGGCGTAGGAATGGTGTTTTTCCCACAAGATGCCGAACTAAAAGAAGAGTGCCGAACTATTCTTGACAGAAAAATAAGACAACTTGGTCTTGAGCTTATCGGCTACCGAAAAATACCCACCAACAACGAACAAATAGGAGAAAGTGCCTTAGCAGAAGAGCCTGTCATGGAGCAAGTTTTTATAAAACTGTCTCCCACTATTTCAGAACCTTCCTATGCTTCCGATGATAATAGTGCTATTTTTTTTGAGAGAAAACTCTTTGTCTTACGCAATTATGTCACTAGAGTTATCAACGAGAGCGTACAGGGAGTAGATAATAATTTTTATTTTGCGTCCCTTTCTTACAAAACTATTATTTATAAAGGTCAGCTCACAACTGGACAAGTTCGTCCTTATTTTCCTGATTTGCACAATGAAAATGTCGTTTCTGCCCTTGCCGTCATTCATTCTCGTTTTTCTACCAATACTTTTCCTTCTTGGAAACTAGCGCAGCCCTTTAGATATATTGCTCACAATGGTGAAATAAATACAGTTAGAGGAAATGTAAATTGGTTTCAAGCCTCTGAAACAGAGTTTGAATCTGAATATTTTACAAAAGAAGAATTAGACATGCTTCGTCCGATTTGTGGTCTGTCGCAGTCCGATTCTGCCAACTTAGATAATGTTATCGAAATGTTGGTTTTGAGTGGTCGTTCCCTTCCTCATGTCATGATGATGCTTATTCCAGAAGCGTGGGACGGAAATGAACAAATGGAAAAAATGCGTAAGAAGTTTTATGAATATCACGCTTCATTAATAGCACCTTGGGATGGTCCAGCTTCTATTACATTTACAGATGGAAAAATTATAGGTGCAACTTTAGACCGAAATGGTTTGCGTCCGTCAAGATATTGGGTAACCAATGATGACAGAGTAATTATGGCATCAGAAGCAGGTGTATTAGACATTGACCAATCTACCATTATCTCAAAAGGACGGTTACAACCTGGGAGAATGTTTATTGTAGATATGGAACAAGGCAAAATTTTGAGTGATGAAGAAGTAAAAGCCAAAATTTGCTCTCAACAACCGTATGGCGATTGGCTCAAAGAAAATAAAATTAAAATAAAGGAAATTGTAAAACCTGCCAGTAGATTTGTGCCTTTGACAAACAAAAATCTTATAAAAAGACAGATAGAAGCAGGTTATACGTCGGAAGATTTGAAATATATTATTGGAGCAATGGCAACTTCTGCCAAACCGTCTTTGGGTTCGATGGGTTTGGATACTCCTTTGGCGATTTTATCCGAACAAAGTCAGCACCTCACAAATTATTTCAAACAATTATTTGCTCAAGTAACCAATCCACCAATTGATTCTATTAGAGAGCGAAGTGTAATGTCATTGATTTCGTATGTCGGAACTAAGCAAAATTTGCTTACCGAAACGGCAAAACATTGTCATACGCTAGAACTTCCTCAACCAATATTGAACAATGATGATTTAGAGAAAATTAGACATATCGACAACAAAGGTTTTCAGACCAAAACTATTTTCACCTATTTCAAAGCAGATGCAAAAGCTGGAATGTTGGAAAGAGGTTTGGACAGGATTTGTAAGTATGCCGAAGATGCCGTAGAAGATGGTTTTTCGATTATTATTCTGTCCGACAGAACTTCCGATTCTAGTCATGCACAAATTCCGTCGCTACTTGCTATGTCGGCAGTTCATCATCATTTAATTAAAAAAGGACTTCGTGATAATATTGGATTGATTACTGAAACAGGCGACGCTTGGGAATCGCATCATTTTGCTACTTTGATTGGTTATGGTGCTTCTGGTGTGAATCCTTATTTAGCTTTGGAAACAATTTCCTATCAAAAACGAAAAGGAATGTTAGATACAGACCTTTCAGAAAAAGAATTACAGAAAAATTATATCAAAGCAGTAGGAAAAGAATTACTAAAGATTTTTGCCAAAATGGGAATTTCTACGCTGCAATCGTACCAAGGAGCGCAAATATTCGAAGCTCTAGGAATTGATAAAGAAGTGATTGATAAATATTTTACAGGAACAGTTTCACGTATTGGAGGATTAAAATTAGATGATATTGCAAGAGAAGTTTTGGTTCGTCATCAAATGGCTTATCCTTTTCAACCTGCACCAAAATTGCGTTTGGAAGTAGGAGGAATTTATCAATGGAAACAACGAGGCGAAGAACATATTTTTAATCCTCAAACCATTCATTTACTTCAAGAATCAACCAAAAGAGAAGATTATCAATTATTCAAAAAATATACTCGTTTAATAGACAACCAAACTGAAAAAGCACTGACATTGCGTGGAATGCTCAAATTTAAGGTAGCAAAATCGTCTCCACCAATTCCGATTGAAGAAGTAGAACCTGCTGAAAATATCTTTAAACGATTTGCAACAGGTGCAATGTCTTTTGGTTCGATTTCTTGGGAAGCACACACTACACTTGCCATTGCCATGAACCGAATAGGAGGAAAAAGTAATAGTGGAGAAGGTGGAGAAGACTCAAAACGCTATGAAAATTTAGAAAATGGCGATTCTATGAATTCGTCTATCAAACAGGTTGCTTCTGGTCGTTTTGGCGTAAATAGTTATTATTTGAGTAATGCTACCGAAATTCAAATCAAAATGGCGCAAGGCGCAAAACCGGGGGAAGGAGGACAGTTACCAGGGCATAAAGTGGATGATTGGATTGCAAAAGTTCGCTACTCAACACCAGGAGTAGGTCTGATTTCTCCTCCTCCTCACCACGATATTTATTCGATTGAAGATTTGGCACAACTTATTTTTGACTTGAAAAATGCAAATCGTCATGCTAGAATTAATGTAAAATTAGTTTCAGAAGCAGGTGTCGGAACTATCGCAGCAGGAGTGGCAAAAGCTCATGCTGATGTTGTTCTTATTTCTGGTCATGATGGTGGAACAGGTGCTTCTCCACTTAGTTCGATTCGTCATGCAGGACTTCCTTGGGAATTAGGAGTAGCCGAAACGCATCAAACATTAGTCAAAAATAAATTGCGTAGCCGAATAACTGTACAAGCAGACGGACAAATCCGAACAGGAAAAGATTTAGCTGTTGCAGCCTTACTTGGTGCAGAAGAATGGGGAGTAGCAACGGCAGCACTTGTAAGTACAGGGTGTATTATGATGCGAAAATGCCATCTCAATACGTGTCCTGTTGGAGTAGCTACACAAAGAAAAGAATTACGAGCTTTATTTACTGGAAAGCCAGAATATGTAGTCAATCTTTTTAAATTTTTGGCAGAAGAACTTAGAGAAATTATGGCAGAAATGGGTTTCAGAACTGTCGACGAAATGATAGGACAAAGCGATCGTTTGGCTATCCGAGATAACATCACACATTGGAAACACCAAAATCTTGATTTATCAAAAATTTTATATCGTACACCTCAAAATTCAGAAGTAGGTTTGTTCAAACAAGAAGAACAAGACCACGGAATAGACAATGTATTGGATTGGAAAATGCTGAAAAAAGTAAAATCTTCTATTGAGAGTTTAGAAGCTATAAAAATAGATTTCAAAATTCAGAATACAGACCGTGCCGTTGGTGCGTTATTGTCCCACGAAATTTCCAAAAAATACGGTTTACAAGGACTTCCAAAAAACACATTGCACCTAAAATTCAAAGGAACAGCAGGACAAAGTTTTGCAGCTTTTGCAGTAAAAGGAATTATGATGGAAATAGAAGGAGATGCAAATGATTATGTCGGAAAAGGACTTTCAGGTGCAAAACTCATTTTTTATCCAGACCGTAAATCGACGTTTGTTCCAGCCGAAAATAGCATTATCGGAAATGTAGCTTTTTATGGGGCAACTTCTGGAGAAGCCTATATTAGAGGAATGGCAGGAGAACGTTTTGCTGTCCGTAACTCAGGTGTAAAAGCCGTCGTAGAAGGAATTGGCGACCACGGCTGCGAATACATGACAGGTGGTTTGGTTATTAATTTGGGCGATACAGGACAAAATTTTGCAGCAGGAATGAGTGGAGGAGTAGCTTATGTTTGGAATGAAAAAGGCAACTTCAAAGAAAAACTCAATTCCGAAATGGTAGAAATAGAAAAGCTCACTAGCGAAGACGAGAATATTATTAGAATGTACGTAGAAAATCATCTTCGTTATACAGAATCTTTACTTGCTAAAGAAATACTCAATAATTGGGAAAGTTCTATTGCTCACTTTATCAAAATAATGCCAGTTGATTTCAAACGAGCTTTGTTAGATAGAAATATTACTTTACTGCAAAAACTTGATGATAAAGATGATAAAGTAGCCGACAGTTTCCAACTGTCGTAA
- a CDS encoding glutamate synthase subunit beta, producing the protein MGKPTGFIEFTRDIPTKRNVHERVKDYLEVEETLSKEKAVEQSSRCMDCGVPFCHSGCPLGNIIPDFNDAVYQKNWELAYDILISTNNFPEFTGRICPAPCESSCVLAINKPAVAIEAIERFIIEKAFEKGYVKPRIPQVRTGKKIAIIGSGPAGLAAASQLNKAGHTITVFERADAIGGLLRYGIPDFKLEKNVIDRRLKTMKEEGIIFKTNANVGVNVRVKDLMEEFDSILLCGGSTVPRDLDIKGRELKGVHFAMDFLSQQNKRNAKKTIKYDHAGNTYQQGEILATNKKVVVIGGGDTGSDCVGTSNRQKAASITQIEIMPMPPQKRAKNVSWLDVPMMLRTSSSHEEGCERTWSILTKEFIGNEKGELIGIKLVDIEWKEKDGKMGFDENLSTERIIPCDLVLLAMGFLHPERAEMLEELGVLLDEKGNIQAQNYQTQNPKVFAAGDMRRGQSLVVWAISEGREAARQIDLHLMGHTELEAKAVSRLDTQHKVVVG; encoded by the coding sequence ATGGGAAAACCAACAGGATTTATAGAATTTACAAGAGATATACCCACCAAAAGAAATGTACATGAAAGGGTAAAAGATTATTTAGAAGTAGAAGAAACACTTTCTAAAGAAAAAGCAGTAGAACAGTCTTCACGCTGTATGGATTGTGGCGTTCCTTTTTGCCATAGTGGTTGTCCGTTGGGCAATATTATTCCAGATTTTAATGATGCAGTCTATCAAAAAAATTGGGAATTAGCGTATGATATTCTTATTTCTACCAATAACTTTCCAGAGTTTACAGGAAGGATTTGTCCTGCGCCTTGTGAATCGTCTTGTGTTTTGGCAATCAATAAACCTGCTGTAGCCATAGAGGCGATTGAGCGATTTATTATAGAAAAAGCATTTGAAAAAGGTTATGTAAAACCAAGAATTCCACAAGTAAGGACAGGAAAAAAGATTGCTATTATAGGTTCAGGACCAGCAGGACTTGCAGCAGCTTCACAACTCAACAAAGCAGGACATACCATAACAGTCTTCGAACGTGCCGATGCTATTGGTGGATTGCTTCGCTATGGAATTCCTGATTTTAAATTAGAAAAAAATGTCATAGACCGTCGCTTGAAAACAATGAAAGAAGAAGGGATTATTTTCAAAACAAATGCAAATGTAGGTGTAAATGTGCGTGTAAAAGATTTGATGGAAGAATTTGATTCTATTTTGCTTTGTGGTGGTTCGACTGTTCCTAGAGATTTGGATATTAAGGGACGAGAACTAAAAGGAGTACATTTTGCAATGGATTTTTTGAGTCAGCAAAACAAACGAAACGCAAAAAAGACCATCAAATACGACCACGCAGGAAATACCTATCAACAAGGCGAAATTTTAGCAACCAATAAAAAAGTCGTTGTCATTGGAGGAGGAGATACAGGTTCGGATTGTGTAGGAACTTCTAATAGACAAAAAGCAGCATCTATCACTCAAATAGAAATTATGCCAATGCCTCCTCAAAAAAGAGCCAAAAATGTTTCTTGGTTAGATGTACCTATGATGCTCAGAACATCTTCTTCTCATGAAGAAGGCTGTGAACGTACTTGGTCTATTCTTACTAAAGAATTTATAGGTAATGAAAAAGGCGAACTAATTGGAATAAAACTGGTGGATATAGAATGGAAAGAAAAAGATGGAAAAATGGGTTTTGATGAAAATTTAAGTACAGAAAGAATCATTCCTTGTGATTTGGTGCTTTTGGCGATGGGTTTTCTACATCCAGAACGTGCCGAAATGCTAGAAGAATTAGGTGTTTTATTAGACGAAAAAGGAAATATTCAAGCACAAAATTACCAAACTCAAAACCCTAAAGTATTTGCAGCAGGAGATATGAGAAGAGGTCAATCGCTTGTTGTTTGGGCAATTTCAGAAGGGCGTGAAGCTGCTCGTCAGATTGATTTACACTTAATGGGACATACTGAGTTAGAAGCAAAAGCAGTTTCTAGGTTGGATACTCAACACAAGGTAGTTGTTGGGTAG
- the tsf gene encoding translation elongation factor Ts, whose protein sequence is MAITASDVKKLREMTGAGMMDCKKALTESNGDFDGAVDILRKQGQKVSAKRADRDTSEGAVFIEIFNNDSEGVIVGLGCETDFVARNEEFVKLGTEIAQLAASKKPTTSEELLALEIDGQKLESKITDFVGKMGEKISIVGYSHLSADKLAAYIHSNGKVGVLVAMDNAGSADYDAIGKDLGMQIAAMNPVALNEDGVDPKVTEREMAIGVERAREEGKPENILDRIAQGYVKKYLQENTLMNQAFVKDPKVTIAQYVKNEGKGMEIKAFERVSVGE, encoded by the coding sequence ATGGCAATTACGGCAAGTGATGTAAAAAAACTTCGTGAAATGACAGGTGCAGGAATGATGGACTGCAAAAAAGCTCTTACAGAATCTAATGGTGATTTTGATGGTGCAGTAGATATTTTACGTAAACAAGGACAAAAAGTATCTGCAAAACGTGCTGATAGAGATACTTCAGAAGGGGCAGTTTTTATCGAAATTTTTAACAATGATTCAGAAGGCGTAATCGTAGGATTAGGTTGTGAAACTGACTTTGTAGCTCGTAATGAAGAATTCGTAAAATTAGGAACTGAAATCGCTCAACTTGCAGCTAGTAAGAAACCTACTACTTCAGAAGAGCTTTTAGCTTTAGAAATAGACGGACAAAAACTTGAGTCTAAAATTACTGACTTTGTTGGTAAAATGGGCGAAAAAATTTCTATTGTAGGTTATAGTCATCTTTCGGCTGATAAATTAGCTGCTTATATTCACTCAAACGGTAAAGTTGGTGTTTTGGTAGCAATGGATAATGCAGGAAGTGCTGATTATGATGCTATCGGAAAAGATTTGGGTATGCAAATTGCAGCTATGAACCCTGTTGCTCTTAATGAAGATGGTGTTGATCCTAAAGTTACTGAACGTGAAATGGCTATTGGCGTAGAACGTGCAAGAGAAGAAGGCAAACCAGAAAATATCTTAGACAGAATCGCTCAAGGTTATGTTAAGAAATATCTTCAAGAAAATACTCTTATGAACCAAGCATTTGTAAAAGACCCTAAAGTTACAATTGCTCAGTATGTAAAAAATGAAGGAAAAGGAATGGAAATTAAAGCATTCGAACGTGTATCTGTTGGTGAATAA
- the rpsB gene encoding 30S ribosomal protein S2 produces the protein MDKIEYKDLLDAGVHFGHLKRKWNPKMAPYIFMERNGIHIIDLNKTLASLERTTEAIKELARKGQKIMFVATKKQAQEVVSQEAQRLNMPYVTDRWLGGMLTNFATVRKSIKKMQSTERMIKSDMYKNLAKRERLMISREQEKLERVLGGIADLNRLPSALFVVDVVREHIAIKEAKRLNIPVFAIVDTNADPNIVDYAVPANDDAYKSILLLTSIIGKAIEEGLAERKEERDQAKLQEEENKKRAVDEGKKPAKAVASKANADEEE, from the coding sequence ATGGACAAAATAGAATATAAAGACCTTTTGGACGCAGGCGTGCATTTCGGTCACTTGAAACGCAAGTGGAATCCAAAAATGGCTCCTTACATCTTTATGGAGCGCAATGGTATCCACATCATTGACCTTAATAAGACTCTCGCCAGTCTAGAACGTACTACCGAAGCCATCAAAGAATTGGCTCGTAAAGGACAAAAAATTATGTTTGTTGCTACTAAGAAACAAGCACAAGAAGTAGTATCACAAGAGGCACAACGCCTTAATATGCCTTATGTTACAGATCGTTGGTTGGGTGGAATGCTCACTAACTTTGCTACTGTACGTAAGTCTATCAAGAAAATGCAATCAACAGAGCGCATGATTAAGAGTGATATGTACAAAAACTTAGCAAAACGTGAAAGACTAATGATTTCACGTGAGCAAGAGAAATTGGAGCGTGTATTAGGTGGTATTGCAGACCTTAATCGTTTGCCTTCTGCTCTTTTTGTTGTTGATGTTGTTCGTGAACACATTGCTATCAAAGAAGCAAAACGCCTTAACATTCCTGTTTTTGCAATCGTAGATACGAATGCAGATCCAAACATCGTTGATTATGCAGTTCCTGCAAATGATGATGCTTACAAATCTATCTTACTTCTTACTTCTATCATTGGTAAAGCAATAGAAGAAGGTTTGGCTGAACGCAAAGAAGAGCGTGACCAAGCTAAATTACAAGAAGAAGAAAACAAAAAACGTGCAGTTGATGAAGGTAAAAAACCTGCTAAAGCTGTAGCTTCGAAAGCAAATGCTGACGAAGAAGAATAA
- the rpsI gene encoding 30S ribosomal protein S9: protein MSTTLHTLGRRKKAVARVYMQPGTGKITVNGRTIEDYFPTEILRIIINQPFVIADKVGVFDVNVNVASGGITGQAGAVRLGISRALVEYDAELRPALKAEGFMTRDPRMVERKKYGRRKARRRFQFSKR from the coding sequence ATGAGTACAACTCTTCACACCCTCGGAAGACGTAAGAAGGCAGTAGCTCGTGTATATATGCAACCAGGAACAGGTAAAATTACTGTTAATGGTCGTACTATAGAAGACTACTTCCCAACAGAAATCTTACGTATTATCATCAACCAACCTTTTGTTATAGCTGACAAAGTAGGTGTTTTTGATGTAAACGTTAATGTAGCTAGTGGTGGAATTACAGGACAAGCAGGTGCTGTTCGTCTTGGTATTTCTCGTGCATTAGTAGAATATGATGCAGAGCTTCGTCCTGCACTTAAAGCTGAAGGATTCATGACACGTGACCCTCGTATGGTTGAGCGTAAAAAATACGGTCGTAGAAAAGCACGTCGTAGATTCCAATTCAGCAAGCGTTAA
- the rplM gene encoding 50S ribosomal protein L13 translates to MDSLSYKTEFVTAEQGKENREWLIVDAEGQTLGRMASEIAKRLRGKHKPSYTPHNDCGDSVIVINADKIHLTGKKWNDKKIITHSGYPGGQKIYSARQILQRKPTQLVEDAVKGMLPHNRLGRELFRNLFVHAGSEHPHEAQQPKEVKF, encoded by the coding sequence ATGGATTCACTTAGTTACAAAACTGAGTTTGTTACAGCAGAACAAGGCAAAGAGAACCGTGAATGGCTCATTGTTGATGCTGAAGGACAAACTTTGGGTCGTATGGCAAGTGAAATAGCGAAACGTTTGCGTGGAAAACACAAGCCATCTTACACTCCTCACAATGACTGTGGCGATAGTGTAATCGTTATTAATGCCGACAAAATCCACCTTACAGGTAAGAAGTGGAACGACAAAAAGATCATTACTCACTCTGGTTATCCAGGTGGTCAGAAAATTTATTCAGCACGCCAAATTTTACAGCGTAAGCCTACACAACTTGTAGAAGATGCAGTAAAAGGTATGTTGCCTCACAACCGTTTAGGACGTGAGTTATTCCGTAATTTGTTTGTGCATGCAGGAAGTGAGCATCCTCACGAAGCACAACAACCTAAAGAAGTAAAATTCTAA
- a CDS encoding GNAT family N-acetyltransferase, protein MTLESNKKTIEIIDYDDNLSEWVKKLNYEWLEKYFKLEKGDIISLSNPKKEIIDKGGYIFFVKIKNEKSENIIATASLLKKTDTIFELGKMAVTSKEQGNGIGKLLVKHCLDFAKNNSISTIILYSNTQLQSAIHLYKKIGFEEIPLEEGLYQRANIKMQLDLKNYSL, encoded by the coding sequence ATGACATTAGAAAGCAATAAAAAAACAATTGAGATTATTGATTATGATGATAATTTGAGTGAGTGGGTCAAAAAACTAAACTATGAATGGCTTGAAAAGTATTTCAAATTAGAAAAAGGGGATATAATTTCACTTTCAAATCCTAAAAAAGAAATTATTGACAAAGGAGGTTATATCTTTTTTGTAAAAATTAAAAATGAGAAAAGTGAAAATATTATAGCAACTGCTTCATTATTAAAAAAGACTGATACTATTTTTGAACTGGGTAAAATGGCTGTTACCAGCAAAGAACAAGGCAATGGAATAGGTAAATTATTAGTAAAACATTGTCTAGATTTTGCAAAAAACAATTCTATTTCTACAATTATCCTGTATTCCAATACTCAGCTTCAATCAGCTATTCATTTGTATAAAAAAATAGGTTTCGAAGAAATTCCATTAGAAGAAGGACTTTATCAGCGTGCAAATATAAAGATGCAATTAGACTTGAAGAATTACAGTTTATAA